The following are encoded in a window of Lactobacillus acidophilus genomic DNA:
- a CDS encoding GtrA family protein, whose product MVEKIKALFLSEDFRQLIGYCLIGGLGLVVDFGVFTPLVHLNVNVELANFISSSCGLINNFLWNSFANFKVHDKLLLRFISYYLVGQVTTIFTTLCLFIFVDKLGYNTIIVKVVSTFIATLIQFVINKVLTFRKDTRIKKED is encoded by the coding sequence ATGGTAGAAAAAATTAAAGCTTTATTTCTTTCAGAAGATTTTCGCCAATTAATTGGTTACTGTTTAATTGGTGGCTTAGGCTTAGTAGTAGATTTTGGTGTTTTTACGCCATTAGTACATTTAAATGTAAATGTCGAATTGGCTAATTTTATTAGTTCTAGTTGCGGATTAATCAATAATTTCCTTTGGAACTCATTTGCCAACTTTAAAGTACACGATAAGCTTCTATTAAGATTCATATCTTATTATTTAGTAGGCCAGGTAACTACTATTTTTACTACACTTTGTCTTTTTATTTTTGTAGATAAGTTAGGATATAACACAATTATAGTTAAAGTGGTTTCTACATTCATTGCTACTTTGATCCAATTTGTGATTAATAAGGTTCTTACGTTTCGAAAAGATACGAGAATTAAAAAAGAAGACTAA
- the trmD gene encoding tRNA (guanosine(37)-N1)-methyltransferase TrmD, which translates to MKINILTLFPDMFTPLQVSMLGRGLEDGKWDLNLVNFRDFTTDLHHHVDDTPYGGGAGMVLQIMPIKKALDSLPSTGKIIITAPQGKTFNEKMAQEWAKEDELTFICGHYEGFDQRVYDLADETVSIGDYVLTGGELPTMSMVDATVRLLPGILGNSASSVEESFSHGLLEYPQYTRPADFEGKKVPEVLTSGNHQKIAEWRHYQALKATYLHRPDMLENRNLSDEEKKMLQEIKNEMNED; encoded by the coding sequence ATGAAGATTAATATCCTGACCCTTTTTCCTGATATGTTTACGCCATTGCAAGTTTCTATGCTGGGACGTGGTCTTGAAGATGGTAAGTGGGATCTCAATTTGGTTAATTTCCGTGATTTCACTACAGACCTGCATCACCATGTTGATGATACGCCATATGGTGGCGGAGCGGGAATGGTGCTTCAAATAATGCCGATTAAGAAAGCACTTGATTCACTTCCTTCTACTGGCAAGATTATTATTACTGCACCACAAGGTAAGACATTTAATGAAAAAATGGCACAAGAATGGGCTAAGGAAGATGAATTAACTTTTATTTGTGGTCACTACGAAGGGTTTGATCAACGTGTTTATGATTTGGCTGATGAAACTGTTTCAATTGGAGATTATGTTTTAACCGGTGGAGAATTACCTACAATGAGTATGGTTGATGCAACAGTTAGATTATTACCAGGTATTTTAGGTAATTCTGCTTCATCAGTTGAAGAAAGTTTCTCACATGGCTTACTTGAGTATCCGCAATATACTCGTCCAGCTGATTTCGAAGGAAAAAAAGTGCCAGAAGTTTTAACCAGTGGTAATCATCAAAAGATTGCTGAATGGCGACACTATCAGGCTTTAAAGGCAACATATTTACATAGACCTGATATGCTTGAAAATCGCAATCTTTCTGATGAAGAAAAGAAAATGCTGCAAGAAATAAAGAATGAAATGAATGAGGATTAA
- the rplS gene encoding 50S ribosomal protein L19, which yields MDPLIQELTKEQIRDDIPAFRAGDTVTVHVRVVEGTHERIQLFEGVVIKKKGTGIGATYTVRKIASGVGVERTFPVNDPRVAKVEVKRHGRVRRAKLYYLRERHGKSARIAEARR from the coding sequence ATGGATCCATTAATTCAAGAATTAACTAAAGAACAAATTCGTGACGATATTCCTGCATTCCGTGCAGGTGACACTGTTACTGTTCACGTACGTGTTGTTGAAGGTACTCACGAACGTATCCAATTGTTCGAAGGTGTTGTAATTAAGAAGAAGGGTACTGGCATCGGTGCTACTTACACTGTTCGTAAGATTGCTTCAGGTGTTGGTGTTGAAAGAACTTTCCCAGTTAACGACCCACGTGTTGCTAAGGTTGAAGTTAAGCGTCATGGTCGTGTACGTCGCGCTAAGCTTTACTACTTACGTGAACGTCACGGTAAGTCAGCAAGAATTGCTGAAGCACGTCGTTAA
- a CDS encoding uracil-DNA glycosylase → MKYPKELVEEVRKRSEGMKLEGINSGSGPKHPLLMLVGEAPGRNEIVNNIPFSGDAGKELNKSLEQIGLTRDEVYITSAVRSRPYAIKKTFSKRENKEVTKYPNRKPTKKEILAHGPFLDYEIDYAQPKLIVALGSTGLERLLGSGHKISEEHGTVIENTPILKLNSAKDGYIWSKERYTIFPEYHPAAIFYNRKLTDIIVKDWEVIKPYLAKERETNE, encoded by the coding sequence ATGAAATATCCTAAAGAATTGGTTGAAGAAGTTCGAAAACGTTCAGAAGGAATGAAGCTTGAAGGAATAAACTCTGGAAGTGGTCCTAAGCATCCTCTATTAATGTTAGTTGGTGAAGCACCTGGGAGAAATGAAATCGTAAATAACATTCCCTTTAGCGGAGATGCAGGTAAAGAATTGAATAAATCTCTTGAGCAAATAGGCTTAACACGAGATGAAGTTTATATAACTAGTGCAGTTCGTAGTAGACCATATGCAATTAAAAAGACATTTAGTAAACGGGAAAACAAAGAAGTTACTAAATATCCTAATCGCAAACCAACAAAAAAAGAAATTTTGGCTCATGGTCCTTTTTTAGATTATGAAATTGACTATGCTCAACCCAAATTAATCGTGGCATTAGGCAGTACAGGGCTAGAAAGATTACTAGGGTCAGGCCATAAAATTTCAGAAGAACATGGTACAGTGATTGAGAACACTCCAATTTTAAAATTAAATAGTGCCAAAGATGGTTATATTTGGTCGAAAGAAAGATATACTATTTTTCCCGAATATCATCCAGCTGCCATTTTCTATAATCGAAAATTAACTGATATAATTGTTAAAGATTGGGAAGTAATAAAACCTTATTTAGCTAAAGAAAGAGAAACAAATGAGTAA
- a CDS encoding SGNH/GDSL hydrolase family protein, producing the protein MSNETFLIPIRQNNDLSDIALNELRMDLDEHPLNQRKYTDFAYLPGNNRKYSLNSVDNIASPLRGKKILFLGSSVTFGFGSLGESFVDYLWKRDGVAAIKDAENGTTLVNQDDNSYVARFNEELNEEAPDMLVLQLSTNDATNKKNLGNFDTFDTQTVTGALEYIIKSAKDKWNCPILIYTNPYFENISYKKMVERTQELAEKWEVDLLDFYNNPEYKDQKGLYMADEIHPTRAGYLEKWLPKFENKLIHML; encoded by the coding sequence ATGAGTAATGAAACTTTTTTAATTCCTATTAGACAAAACAATGACTTATCAGATATTGCTTTGAATGAGTTGAGAATGGATTTAGACGAACATCCCCTAAATCAACGTAAGTATACTGATTTTGCTTATTTGCCAGGTAACAATCGTAAATATAGTTTAAACAGTGTAGATAATATTGCTAGTCCATTAAGAGGTAAGAAAATTTTGTTCTTAGGTTCTTCAGTTACTTTTGGCTTTGGATCTTTAGGTGAATCATTTGTTGATTATTTATGGAAAAGGGATGGCGTTGCTGCAATCAAAGATGCAGAAAACGGAACAACATTAGTAAACCAAGATGATAATTCATATGTTGCACGCTTTAATGAAGAATTAAATGAAGAAGCGCCAGATATGTTAGTTTTACAATTATCGACTAATGATGCAACTAATAAAAAGAATTTGGGTAATTTTGATACATTTGACACCCAAACTGTTACTGGCGCATTGGAGTACATAATTAAGTCTGCTAAGGATAAGTGGAATTGTCCTATTTTAATTTATACTAATCCATATTTTGAAAACATTTCATACAAAAAGATGGTTGAACGGACTCAGGAATTGGCTGAAAAATGGGAAGTAGATCTTCTGGATTTTTATAATAATCCGGAATATAAAGATCAAAAAGGTCTTTATATGGCTGATGAAATCCATCCTACTCGTGCAGGTTATTTAGAAAAATGGTTACCTAAATTTGAAAATAAATTAATTCATATGTTGTAA
- a CDS encoding glycosyltransferase family 2 protein — translation MKKLSIVVPCYNEEESIPLFYNAVEKVMQTILDLDYEYWFVNDGSSDKSLEEMRQLQKNDPEHVHYVSFSRNFGKEAALYAGLQASIGDYIVVMDVDLQDPPEFLPEMYNYIKTGKYDCIGTRRVDRKGEAKFKSFLSDMFYKLVNKISNTEIVSGARDYRMMTRQMVDAVLSMPEYNRFSKGIFSWVGFKTKYLDYHNVERVAGESDWNTWKLFKYAMDGIADFSQAPLNIAVWIGTTSFILSIIGLVFVIVRHFIDTNSSVFGWASMVSIILLLGGLQLLCIGILGKYLGRIYLQVKNRPIYIIKEKK, via the coding sequence ATGAAAAAATTATCGATTGTGGTTCCTTGTTATAATGAAGAAGAATCAATTCCTCTCTTTTATAATGCAGTAGAAAAAGTAATGCAGACTATTCTGGATTTAGACTATGAATATTGGTTTGTCAATGATGGTTCATCTGATAAATCGCTTGAAGAAATGAGGCAACTTCAAAAAAATGATCCAGAACATGTCCATTATGTCTCGTTTTCACGTAATTTTGGTAAAGAAGCAGCACTTTATGCAGGCTTGCAGGCATCTATAGGAGATTATATAGTAGTGATGGATGTAGATTTGCAAGATCCACCTGAATTTTTGCCTGAAATGTATAATTACATTAAAACCGGTAAGTATGATTGTATCGGAACGCGTCGTGTAGATAGAAAAGGTGAGGCTAAATTTAAATCTTTTCTTTCAGACATGTTTTATAAATTAGTTAATAAAATTTCTAATACTGAAATTGTATCGGGTGCTCGTGATTATCGTATGATGACGCGGCAAATGGTTGATGCGGTTTTAAGTATGCCTGAGTATAATCGCTTTTCAAAAGGAATTTTTTCTTGGGTAGGGTTCAAAACAAAATATTTAGACTATCATAACGTTGAAAGAGTAGCTGGTGAGAGTGATTGGAACACTTGGAAGCTATTTAAATATGCAATGGATGGAATAGCTGACTTTTCACAAGCTCCGTTAAATATTGCAGTTTGGATAGGAACAACTTCATTTATTCTTTCTATTATTGGGTTAGTCTTTGTAATTGTGCGGCATTTTATAGATACCAACTCAAGTGTATTTGGTTGGGCGTCAATGGTAAGTATTATTTTGCTTCTTGGCGGGCTTCAATTATTATGTATAGGCATATTAGGGAAATATTTAGGAAGAATATATTTACAAGTTAAAAATCGGCCGATATATATAATTAAGGAGAAAAAATAA